One genomic segment of Mycolicibacterium psychrotolerans includes these proteins:
- a CDS encoding TetR/AcrR family transcriptional regulator: MGRPNTQEQRRRDIMDAAIALIERHDLAALKLADVAAEIGLTTNAVRYYFRDMAQLLSELALRSDVRFYDDRRRIGEQTDDPATQLAMTIAAGLPTGADDAEWRAIWRAVLAAGFELDQRRDVQGIYHRQVGLYADLLDSGAAAGAFALSAPARDIAMTLMAMEDYLGYRIVARDPQLDRATALRLMRQYAESSTGATLPDVS, from the coding sequence GTGGGGCGGCCCAACACCCAGGAGCAACGACGCCGCGACATCATGGACGCGGCGATCGCGCTGATCGAACGCCACGATCTGGCCGCACTCAAGCTCGCCGACGTCGCGGCGGAGATCGGACTGACCACGAATGCGGTGCGGTACTACTTTCGGGACATGGCGCAGCTGCTGTCCGAACTGGCGCTGCGCTCCGACGTGCGCTTCTACGACGACCGCCGCCGCATCGGCGAGCAGACCGACGATCCGGCCACGCAACTGGCGATGACCATCGCCGCCGGACTGCCGACGGGCGCCGACGACGCGGAATGGCGGGCGATCTGGCGGGCGGTGCTGGCCGCGGGGTTCGAACTCGACCAACGCCGCGACGTCCAGGGCATCTATCACCGGCAGGTCGGTCTCTACGCCGATCTGCTGGACTCCGGCGCCGCGGCGGGAGCGTTCGCGCTGTCCGCGCCCGCGCGGGACATCGCGATGACGCTGATGGCGATGGAGGACTACCTCGGCTACCGCATCGTCGCGCGGGATCCGCAGCTGGATCGGGCGACCGCACTGAGGCTCATGCGCCAGTACGCCGAATCATCGACTGGTGCAACGCTTCCCGACGTCAGCTGA
- a CDS encoding DmpA family aminopeptidase has product MRARDLGIVIGDHPTGAANAITDVPGVRVGHTTLDAEGPPAVHTGVTVVIPHDDIWTEPVFAGSHRLNGSGELTGLEWIRESGELTTPIGLTNTHSVGVVRDELVAAQMRARGEGLYWSLPVVGETYDGLLNDINGFHVRPEHVRCALADASAAPPAEGNVGGGTGMICHGFKGGIGTSSRTTETTLGRYTVGVLVQANHGRRERLRINGIGVGEAIGPSAVPLPDLPDRYQPGSGSIIVIVATDAPLLPHQCTRLAQRSALAVSRLGGAGEQYNGDLMLAFSTGNRGIPPYAWDEDAGTAYPEVALRMVAPQLMTRLFDLTIESTEEAIVNAMVAATTMTGRNGFTAHALDHALLCQALSTPRLQETT; this is encoded by the coding sequence ATGCGGGCCAGAGATCTGGGCATCGTCATCGGGGACCACCCCACCGGAGCCGCCAACGCGATCACCGACGTTCCCGGCGTGCGCGTCGGACACACCACATTGGACGCCGAGGGCCCGCCGGCCGTGCACACCGGCGTGACCGTCGTCATCCCGCACGACGACATCTGGACCGAGCCCGTGTTCGCCGGCTCCCACCGCCTCAACGGCAGCGGTGAGTTGACCGGGCTGGAGTGGATCCGGGAGTCCGGCGAACTGACCACACCCATCGGCCTGACCAACACCCACAGCGTCGGCGTCGTCCGCGACGAGCTGGTGGCCGCACAGATGCGCGCCCGCGGTGAGGGTCTGTACTGGTCGCTGCCGGTGGTGGGGGAAACCTACGACGGCCTGCTCAACGACATCAACGGATTCCACGTCCGGCCCGAACATGTCCGCTGCGCGCTGGCGGACGCCTCGGCCGCACCGCCCGCCGAGGGCAATGTCGGCGGCGGCACCGGCATGATCTGCCACGGCTTCAAGGGCGGCATCGGCACCTCGTCGCGCACCACCGAGACCACCCTCGGTCGCTACACCGTGGGAGTACTGGTGCAGGCCAACCATGGTCGTCGGGAACGGTTGCGCATCAACGGAATCGGAGTCGGGGAAGCGATCGGCCCCTCGGCGGTGCCGCTGCCCGACCTGCCCGACCGCTACCAGCCGGGGTCGGGATCGATCATCGTGATCGTCGCGACCGACGCCCCGCTGCTCCCCCACCAGTGCACGCGGCTGGCGCAGCGTTCCGCACTGGCGGTGAGCCGGCTCGGCGGCGCCGGTGAGCAGTACAACGGCGACCTGATGCTCGCCTTCTCGACGGGCAACCGCGGGATACCGCCCTACGCGTGGGACGAGGACGCCGGCACGGCGTACCCCGAGGTGGCGTTGCGCATGGTCGCGCCGCAACTGATGACACGGCTCTTCGATCTGACGATCGAATCCACGGAAGAGGCCATCGTCAACGCGATGGTGGCCGCCACGACCATGACCGGCCGCAACGGCTTCACCGCCCACGCTCTCGACCACGCCCTGCTCTGCCAAGCACTTTCGACCCCTCGACTGCAGGAGACCACATGA
- a CDS encoding APC family permease, with protein sequence MTTSTTPRTRRLTGHLGPVGIVFMVVAAAAPLTVIGGNMPLAMGLGNGAGAPVGFVIAALVLLVFSIGFVTMTPHVPEAGAFFSYVTVGLGERMGKGIAVVALIAYTAIQIGIYGYIGWAIADTVAHYHGPQIPWPVYSFAVLAIVAVLGYRHIELSAKVLGVALALEIGIVVVLDVVMVARPGPAGVTFASFDPAVFTQGTIGIAILFALTGFIGFEATAVFRDEARDPERTIPRATYAAVIIIGAFYAITVWAFVVALGPDQVTGVAQQTLAGNGNMLLDTTGDTLGTVGRDIVNVLLLTSLFACVLSFHNVIARYQFVLAGKGLLPARLAAVHDDHLSPSFSSVVQTVTAAVIVGILAILGIDPLVGVFGSMAGVATVGMVVLMLTTSIAVLVFFLRRRDRAAGGLWATRIAPALAVLGLLASLWLVLSNFTLVTGGSATLSTVLAAIPFAGLIVGFLAWRPSRSLAPPA encoded by the coding sequence ATGACCACCTCCACGACACCGCGAACCCGGCGTCTCACCGGGCATCTGGGGCCCGTCGGCATCGTGTTCATGGTCGTGGCCGCGGCCGCACCGCTGACCGTGATCGGCGGCAACATGCCGCTGGCGATGGGGCTCGGCAACGGCGCAGGCGCGCCCGTCGGCTTCGTCATCGCTGCGCTGGTGCTGCTGGTCTTCAGCATCGGCTTCGTCACGATGACCCCCCATGTCCCCGAGGCAGGCGCCTTCTTCTCCTATGTCACCGTCGGTCTCGGCGAGCGGATGGGCAAGGGCATCGCGGTGGTCGCGCTGATCGCCTACACCGCGATCCAGATCGGCATCTACGGCTACATCGGCTGGGCGATCGCCGACACCGTCGCGCACTATCACGGCCCGCAGATCCCCTGGCCCGTCTACTCCTTCGCGGTACTGGCCATCGTCGCCGTCCTGGGCTACCGGCACATCGAGCTGAGCGCCAAAGTGCTTGGCGTGGCGCTGGCCCTCGAGATCGGCATCGTGGTCGTCCTCGACGTGGTGATGGTCGCCCGGCCCGGTCCGGCCGGCGTCACGTTCGCGTCCTTCGACCCGGCGGTGTTCACCCAGGGCACGATCGGGATCGCCATCCTGTTCGCGCTGACCGGCTTCATCGGGTTCGAGGCCACCGCGGTGTTCCGCGACGAGGCGCGCGATCCGGAGCGGACCATTCCGCGCGCCACCTATGCCGCGGTGATCATCATCGGCGCCTTCTACGCGATCACCGTGTGGGCGTTCGTCGTTGCCCTCGGCCCCGACCAGGTGACCGGGGTGGCGCAGCAGACCCTGGCCGGGAACGGCAACATGCTGCTCGACACCACCGGCGACACGCTGGGCACGGTCGGCCGGGACATCGTCAACGTGCTGCTGCTCACGAGCCTGTTCGCCTGCGTGCTGTCGTTCCACAACGTGATCGCCCGCTATCAGTTCGTGCTCGCCGGCAAGGGATTGCTGCCCGCCCGCCTCGCCGCGGTGCACGACGACCACCTCTCGCCGTCGTTCTCCTCGGTCGTCCAGACCGTCACGGCCGCAGTGATCGTCGGCATTCTGGCCATCCTCGGCATCGACCCGTTGGTCGGGGTCTTCGGCTCGATGGCCGGTGTCGCCACCGTCGGCATGGTGGTGCTGATGCTCACCACCTCGATCGCGGTGCTGGTGTTCTTCCTGCGCCGCCGCGACCGCGCGGCCGGTGGTCTGTGGGCGACGCGCATCGCGCCGGCGCTGGCCGTGCTGGGGCTGCTGGCCAGCCTGTGGCTGGTGTTATCGAACTTCACGTTGGTCACCGGTGGCAGCGCGACACTGAGCACGGTGCTGGCCGCGATTCCGTTCGCGGGCTTGATCGTCGGGTTCCTGGCCTGGCGGCCGTCGCGGTCGTTGGCGCCACCGGCCTGA
- a CDS encoding ester cyclase has product MRSTELANAFWDDVWNAHAPDAVDQLMADDVVVEAGGRQIVGRDGVKSWVKQFLDHVDDLHVDTIETFGDESGTRVTSRWLLTGTNNGILGTEPDHKPVAMTGTAVWTVDNGKLQHGWIEQASFELYHSLLEQ; this is encoded by the coding sequence ATGCGATCCACCGAGCTTGCCAACGCCTTCTGGGACGACGTCTGGAACGCGCACGCCCCCGACGCAGTCGATCAGTTGATGGCCGACGACGTCGTCGTCGAGGCAGGCGGCCGGCAGATCGTCGGGAGAGACGGCGTCAAGAGCTGGGTGAAGCAGTTCCTCGACCACGTGGACGATCTGCACGTGGACACCATCGAGACCTTCGGCGACGAGAGCGGCACCCGCGTCACGTCCCGCTGGCTGTTGACGGGGACCAACAACGGCATCCTCGGCACCGAACCCGACCACAAGCCTGTCGCGATGACCGGAACCGCGGTGTGGACGGTCGACAACGGGAAACTGCAGCACGGCTGGATCGAGCAGGCCTCGTTCGAGCTCTACCACTCGCTTCTCGAGCAGTAG
- a CDS encoding PucR family transcriptional regulator, whose translation MPVTVGEVIDLPVIQRGNPEILNASHWSEPVRWLHVAEVADLSSLLQGGELVLTTGVGLGRDPRRFLQGLADAGALGVVVELGTALTSVPDSLSTLARQLDLALVVLRRQIKFVDVTETVHRRIVSEQYDEVAFDRRVHETFTELSMKRASVGAIVDAAARILEDPVVLEDLNHQAVAVSASAATASALLDDWERRSRKSPTRTGGAEQWAVTLVGPRGEEWGRLMVPAAPRDRARAIMVLERASAALALHRMIERSRNGLHQQAQSGLIDDVLQGRLADEREAAARAHALGLRKATRYFPVVVRVEYASVAADPLAAQRRTVTLLDAVAHTANAAGHTGLFTHRHEGEIAALLALNNGRGSADKALTELGERLRNTMLRLDGVRRSVFAASAPADDLIDAIGGLGEAGHVAEVALAMRDQSRPYFRASDVRLRGLMTLLRDDPRVQRFAETELRPLLDRAVAEDIDLLREYLSLAGNKAALAARLHISRPALYKRLARIATVLEVDLDDAESMTSLSVALMVLDARHHTDRAPTM comes from the coding sequence ATGCCTGTCACCGTGGGCGAGGTGATCGACCTGCCCGTCATACAGCGCGGCAATCCCGAGATCCTCAACGCGAGCCACTGGTCGGAGCCGGTTCGCTGGTTGCACGTCGCGGAGGTCGCCGATCTGTCGTCGCTGCTGCAGGGCGGTGAGCTCGTGCTGACGACCGGCGTCGGACTCGGCCGCGATCCGCGGCGCTTTCTTCAGGGACTTGCGGACGCAGGCGCGCTCGGAGTGGTGGTCGAACTCGGAACCGCGTTGACGTCGGTTCCGGACTCGTTGAGCACGCTCGCGCGACAACTCGACCTCGCCCTCGTCGTCTTGCGCCGGCAGATCAAGTTCGTCGACGTCACCGAAACCGTTCACCGCCGCATCGTGTCCGAACAGTACGACGAGGTGGCCTTCGACCGCCGGGTACACGAGACGTTCACCGAGCTGAGCATGAAGCGTGCGTCCGTGGGGGCCATCGTCGACGCGGCCGCTCGCATCCTCGAGGATCCCGTGGTCCTCGAAGACCTCAACCACCAGGCGGTCGCGGTGTCCGCCAGCGCCGCAACGGCTTCGGCGTTACTCGACGACTGGGAGCGGCGGTCGAGGAAGAGCCCCACCCGCACCGGCGGGGCCGAGCAGTGGGCGGTGACGCTGGTCGGCCCGCGCGGGGAGGAGTGGGGCCGTCTGATGGTCCCGGCCGCGCCTCGCGACCGCGCTCGGGCGATCATGGTGCTCGAGCGGGCGTCGGCCGCTCTGGCGCTGCACCGGATGATCGAACGCAGCCGCAACGGCCTGCACCAGCAGGCGCAGAGCGGTCTGATCGACGACGTCCTACAGGGCAGACTCGCCGACGAACGGGAGGCGGCCGCTCGCGCACACGCGCTCGGACTGCGGAAAGCGACCCGGTATTTCCCAGTGGTGGTGCGCGTCGAGTACGCCTCGGTGGCGGCCGATCCGCTTGCGGCGCAGCGTCGCACCGTGACGCTGCTGGACGCCGTCGCCCACACCGCCAACGCCGCCGGCCACACCGGCCTGTTCACCCATCGTCACGAGGGCGAGATCGCCGCGCTGCTGGCGTTGAACAACGGCCGCGGCAGCGCGGACAAGGCATTGACGGAGCTGGGGGAGCGGTTGCGGAACACCATGCTGCGGCTCGACGGAGTTCGCCGCTCCGTGTTCGCGGCCAGCGCCCCCGCGGACGACCTCATCGATGCCATCGGGGGCCTGGGTGAGGCCGGCCACGTCGCGGAGGTGGCACTCGCGATGCGGGATCAGTCGCGACCGTACTTCCGCGCCTCCGACGTCCGGCTGCGCGGTTTGATGACGCTGCTGCGCGACGATCCGCGGGTGCAGCGGTTCGCCGAAACCGAACTGAGGCCGCTGCTCGACCGTGCAGTGGCCGAAGACATCGACCTTCTCCGCGAGTACCTGAGCCTCGCGGGCAACAAGGCTGCGCTGGCCGCGCGCTTGCACATCAGTCGCCCCGCGCTGTACAAGCGCCTGGCCCGCATCGCAACGGTTCTCGAAGTCGACCTCGACGACGCAGAGTCGATGACGTCGCTGTCTGTTGCGCTGATGGTGCTCGACGCGCGGCATCACACCGATCGGGCGCCGACGATGTGA